The Candidatus Eremiobacterota bacterium nucleotide sequence CAACAGAAATGCCCTCAGGGAATCTCTCAATTCGGAAGGGATTCTCTACACTCATCTGCCAGGCCTGGGAGGGTTCAGGGAGTCGCGTGAAGACTCACCGAACAAGGGGCTGCACGATAACATGTTCAGGGGATATGCCGACTACATGCTCACTGCCGATTTTGACCGTGAGGTGGAAAAGCTCATCAGCCTTGCCGGCACCAGCACTACAGCCATCATGTGCGCAGAGAGGGACCGGCGCCAGTGCCACCGGAATCTTCTCTCCGACAGCCTTGCCGCCCGGGGTGTCAGGGTGAGGCACCTCATAGACAGGGGCCTTGAGGAGCTTCATGAAATAACCCCCTGGGCCGAACTGGAAGGTTTCAGGCTTTATTACCGCTGAAGCGAAGGAGGGACGGCACGGGGCCTTCAGATCTTCACTCTTGTGACGACGCCCAGCAGCTTCTCGGGGGGGAGGTTATAGAACTGCACGATGGCTGGGGAGAGAAGCTTTATTATGGCAAAGATCTTCCACAGGAAGCTCTTGGTGCTGATATCCTCAATGCCGTAAAAGATGACTTTTTCCTCTATCCCGTGCTCCTTGAGGACTTCCTCGATATTGACGACCTCCATGTAACCGAAATGAATCTCAAAAACCCTGAGGTTGGTTCCCAGGCTGTCCCTGAAGTAGCTCTTGAGGCCGAAGGGCTTGTCCTTGGTATATATGGAGAGGATGATGTTGTTCTCATAAAATATGTTATGACGGAACATGGTGTTGGCGATATAAGGCGAGACATTCTTCACATCCCTCAGCAGGTAGATGCCGGTGCCCTTTATCCTGCTCTGGTTCTTGTAGGCTTCCTCGTACCTCACCAGGAAGTTGTTGAGCGCCATGGGCCTGAGGGCCTTGTAAAGCTTCACCTGGCCGGCCCGGTAGAGAAGAATCAAGAGGAGCGGGAAGCATGCCATGATGATGGACCAGTAGCCCCCCTTGGGCACTTTGTGAATATTGGCCGCGAGAAAGGTGAGAATCACCACGGCGGTGCAGCATGATGCCCCGGCTAGCCTTTTCTCCCCTTTCAGGTAATAGATGCATATGAGAAGAACAGCCGTAATGCTCATGTCCACGTTGATGGCAAAGCCGTAGGCCAGGGCCATGTTTCCTGATTTCTTGAAAAGGAGGAGCATGAATATCACCGCGGCAAAAAGCATCCAGTTCGCGGCGCCTATATAAATCTGCGTCGAAAGCTCTTTCGAGGTGTGCTCCACTTTCATGCGGGGCAGGATATTGGTGTTGATGCCCTGGTAGACTATGGAGAAGACGGCGCTTATCATGGCCTGGGAGGCGATGATGGTGGCGCAGACAGTCAGAAGAAGGAATGGCACATAAAAGAAAGGAGCCTGATGGAGAATCATCTCAAAAAGCACCGACTTGGTCTGGGGATTCTGGATGAGGTGGGCACCCTGCCCCAGGTAATTCAAGGCAAGGCACACAAAGACAAAGTGCCACGATTTCACGATGGATTTCTTCCCCAGGTGTCCCATATCGGCGTAAAGAGCTTCCGTTCCCGTAATTGCGAGAATGACTTCCGAGAGCAGAAGCAAGCTGATATGGGGATGAGTCCATATAAAATCAATCGCAGTGAACGGGCTCAGGGCGGAGAGAATCGAAGGATCACGGCCTATGGAGAATATCCCTGAAAAAGCCAGTGCCAGAAACCATAGTATCATGATGGGGCTGAAATACCTTGAAACCTTATCGGTACCTCGCTTCTGGAAGGCAAAAAGAAAGAAGGTGATGACCATGGCGATGAGGAGCACGACGAAAAGAGGGATATGCCCTATGCCTGGCACCAGCTCCAGCCCCTCAACGGCGCTCAGGATAGTAATGGCTGGTGTCATAACGCCATCTCCCATAATGAAGGAAAGGCCGATAAAAGTGACAAAGGTGAGAACACGGACACTCCTCTTGTTCTTGAGAAGAGGGGTCAGAATCTCCCGCAGAATGACGATACCGCCTTCCCCGCGGATGCTCAGGTTCATCACAAGCCAGGTGTACTGGACATAGACCACTATGATCATTGACCACACGATCATGGAGAGGACTCCCCTGATATGGTAGGGCTCCGGCTCAAGGAAGAGGAAAAGAGCCGAGATGGTATATATGGGGCTGGTGCCTATATCGCCGAATACAATACCTAGGGGCTTTACTATATCCTTAATATGGCTGTTGAGATGCTTCATATAAATCAGGTGTCTCTATAATGCATGAAAGTATTCGCGCCGCATGACGCTATTCCTACTGCACCTTTATAAAGATTGTATAAAGAAATTTTGATATATATTCAACACAAGGGATTCCAGGAGGGGAGCAAAGTGCAAAGATTCTGATTCTTTATTATGGAGGGAATTGCGTGATATAGTACACAGGGGCTGCAAAAGGGAAATCTTCCGCAGTGAAGAATATGGAGCAAAACGACTGGCAAGGAGCGCCTATGCACCAGAGATCGGCGAGGGAAGGACCAAGGAAGCCTGCCGGTGTGAGCCTTGCGGAAATCGTCATCACCGTCACCCTCCTGGGATTCATCATGATGGTCCTCTTCAACCTCTACCCCGGCTCAATAGGCGCCATACGTCATGCCGAGCACAGGATAATCGCCGGGAACTTTGCCCAGTCGATCATTGAAGAGAAAAGAGGCGGCAGCTACACAGATCTCGATACCGCGCCTGCTGTCGCAGACCTCAAGGGCGGCGATGACACCCTGTATCACCTGGAAAACTATGAGAAATTCACCATTTCCGGCGCAGACGAAAATATAGCAAAGGGAATCCGCGTCACCGTCTCATGGGAAGAGAAGGACAAAAGGAAGTTCACCATCACCAAGGAGGTTTATGTCAGCGTTGTACAGCGATAAAAGGGGTTTCACGATCCTGGAGCTTCTCGTGGCCTGCGCGGTCCTTGTCATTCTCATGTCCCTCGTGATAGCCTTCCTGGTGCCGGGAATGAGGATCTCGGCCCTGGGGGCGGCCCGCGTGGAGATCCAGCAGGAAGCCCTCCGCTCCATCCAGAAAATCAACACCGATCTCGATCTCTCGGTACCTGCCGGCGTGGGCCTTTACATCACGGGCGCAGTGCCGAAGCAGGGCCCCCTTTATCTCTCGGTAATGAGGCTTTCCTACGTCGATCCCCAGGGAAAGCAGCTCTGGGAGGACAACCTGGTGGTATATTCCTGGAAAGGTCCCGGCACGCCCCTGGTGCGCAAGGTATGGACACCGTCATCACAGCCTGCGCTGGGCCTTACCTTTACCACTCCTTCAAGATTCCTGCAGTCGCAGATTATCCAGATCGCCGACGAGCCATTGCTGCGTGGCCAGATCGTGGCCCGCGACGTGGCGGAATTGAATATGGAGTCTTCATCGGCGGCTCCCACGGTGTCCTCGCCTGTGAAAATCACCATAAAGCTCAGCAGGGAGGCTGCCACGGGGCGCAAGGACCCCGAGGTCTTTGAGCTCTCAAGAACCATAGGATTGAGGAACCAGACGCCATGAGAATTCACGCATCACTTTATCTGAAAAGAACACCCATCGTGCTCGCCGCAGCACTGCTGATATGCGGGGTGCTTTCGCTGCCTGTGCCTCCGCCGGCGGCGGGAATTCCCCCGGCCAGCATCACCGTGGGCTACCCCTCTATGAAGGCTGCAGGCGGCGCCCCTCCTGTCAAGGCCGCTCCCGCAGCGAAGGCTGCCGGTAAGACCGTGATGACAAGCTTCACGTTCAATACGCTGCCCACTCCAGTAGAAGTGACGATGTACTGCAAAATCATAACGCCTGTGGGCACTGAAGGCGAATTCCCTTTCCGCATAGGCGAATCAGGAAAGCCCTTCACCTTCGCCGTCACGGAGGAGAACGGGAAATTCCGCATGACCTTTGACACTGTTGACAGAAAGAATGAATCGTTTCTTCTTGCGGACCCCGACCATATGGACTTCAGGCTGGAGAAATGGGGATATCTCTCGAGGGGCAGGGGGGTCAAAAAGCAGAATGGCACAAATGATACCATATGCTATTCCCTGAAAGAGCTCATGGGAGGGGGCTCCAACAAGGTGCCTTACCAGCTTTACGAAGAGACAAAAGATCTTGTGTTCTTTACCGATCCGCCGGGAGCCCGGGTATTCGTCTATTTAGTAAGCGCCGTTTCGATGGAATTCCTGGGAAAAACAGACAAAGTCCTGAGTGTAAAAAAGACTTTGTTTCCAGACGAGCAACAGAGCCTACGCTTTATTTTTCAACAGGATTTCTTTAAGGATTATCCCAAAGAAATCGCCCTTCGGGATTTCAGCGAAAAAGATATCCCCCAGGGCTTCAAGCCATCTAAAGCAATTGAATCTCAGAGAGCACAGGGTGTTCCACTCTATTATTACAAAGCAAAGATAACATTGATACCCGATATACCTGTCATCAGCCATCTCAAATTCTGGGCAAAATATCATCCTTTTTATTTTTACTCGACTTCGATCCTTTCCCTTATTATTATTGTGCTCATAATCTCTTACCTGAAAAAGCACATCAGTGCCTTTATAGCCGAGCGCCTGAGGGTCGCCGCCTGGGAGGCCCTTGCAACGAAGGTGAACAGGGATGACCCCCTCTTCGGCCGCGACATAGGAAAGTACCGGGTCGTGAACAAGCTTGGCTCAGGAGGCATGGCTGTCGTGTATCGCGCCGTACCTGTTAAGAATCTTAAAGAAGAGGACAGCGTCGCCATTAAAGTGATGCATCAGGACATCATGGAAGACAAGGAGTCGCTTGATCGCTTCAAGAGGGAGATGAAGATTTCAAGCGCTCTCAACCACGCCAACATCCTTAAGATACTTGATTTCGGCGATCAGGAAGTCGAGATTGAGGGCCAGAAGAGAAGCCTCCTCTTCATTGTAATGGATCTCCTGAAGGGGAAATCCCTCAGGGCGGTTATCCCCCCAGAAGGCTTACCCGTGGAGAAGTTCATGGAGATAATCACGCCGGTGATGAAGGGCGTGCAGCATGCCCACGAGCGCGGGATCATCCACCGGGATCTCAAGCCTGAAAACATCATGCTCTGCGACGACGGGAAGGTTGTGGTGATGGACTTCGGCCTGGCGCGGCGCAAGGACGGCACCAACATTACCCAGTCAGGAACGACCCTGGGCACGCCGGCCTATATGTCACCTGAGCAGGTCACCAGCAAGGAGGTTGACGGCCGGAGCGACCAGTATTCAATCGGGATCATGGCCTTTCACATGCTGACGGGACAGCTTCCTTTCTATGATGACGTGACGATCAACATCCTTTTCAAGCACGTCACTGACGCGCCGCCGCCGCTTCGGAGCCTCAAGCCCGATTATCCCGAGAGCTTCGAGAAGATCCTGCTGCGCATGATGGAGAAGGAGCCTGACAAGCGCTTCAAGAGCGTGAAGGAAGCCCTTGAGCACTTTGAGTTCGCTGCGAGCGACTACCTTTCAAAGATGAAAACGAGGGAAATGAGGCTTGAAAACTGATGAAACAGAAGGGGGGAAGCCTTTACAACTCGCCCTTGTCACCTGTCGCCCCCTCGACAGAGCTCATCATCTGCCTCAGGCAGCTTGCAGCCCTCTACCGCGCGGGCATCCCCTTCGGAAGGGCCCTCTATATCATATCCCAGCAGACGCAGCACCCCACGCTCAAGATCGTCTTCACGGAGCTTGTGAACAACATCAATATAGGATGGACCATCACCAACGCCATCTCCATCTATCCAGGCGTCTTCCCCGAGCTCTATGTGAGGCTCATCGAGGTGGGGGAAAACACGGGAAGGCTCGAGCAGATGCTTGAGAAAATCGCCTTCCATGCCGAGAAGACCAGGGAAAAATTCATGAAGCTCTTTACGGCCCTTGCCTACCCTGTCTTTGTCATCGCGCTGTGCCTCGCCTTCCTCATCATCGGCCCCGCCTTTGTCTTCAGGGGGATCCTGGAGTTCCTGCAGGACCTCAAGACCGATCTCCCCTTCCCTACCCATGTGCTCATCTTTTCATCGGCCATGGTCCGGTCGCCTCTCTTTTTCGTCATCTTCCCCATCCTGCTCTTCGGGATCTTCATGCTCGCCAGGAGCCTCTGGAAAAACAGGGAGAGCAGGAGGCTCATCCAGCGGCTGATCCTTGCCATCCCCGGCGTGGGAAAGCTCTATCATACCAGCGAGATAGCCACGCTGGCCCGCACCCTGGCCATCATCTTCGAATCGGGAATCCTGCTCCTGCCGGGCCTGGAGCTGACCAAGAGGGTCGTCTCAATAGTAGACCTTCAGGACGCTATTGACATGGTAAAGAAATCGGTGACCCTTGGCGATACCATCTATGACTCCTTCAGGAAATCCCCTTACTTCCCGCCGGTGTTCCTCCAGTTCATCACCGCCGGCGAGCAGACGGGAGAGCTGGGCTCAATGATGAACTGGGCCGCCTGGATATGCGAGCAGAATGCCGAGCATGCCATCAATGTAGTCCTGGAAGCCCTCCAGCCCATCATCATCCTTCTTATCGGCGTCATAGTGGGCTTCATCATAATAGCCACGATGGCGCCGATGCTGAAGGTGGCCCAGGGCCTCATGTGAAGAAAATGCAGCGCATCTTACCAAGAACAATCTGCGGCTTGAAAATATTTTTCTGCCGCCGCCCGTCATCAGAGCTTACTCTTTGCCCTCGTGCAGCAGGGCTTTTCTCTTCACTGGAGAGCCTTTGAGGAGCTTTTACTGAAAAAATCACATACCAGGCTCTTTCGGCCCTCCATGACCCATTCTGCCATGGCCTTTAAAGACTATAGCGACAAGCTTTTCAACGGTTAACCATTTTGACATGAACACTATAATTTTGTATAATAATATAAGGGATACAATTGTATCCAAACTGCCTGAAAAGACATGAAAGGAGGATCATTGTGAATATCGGCGTGATCCGCGAGTATCCCGGCTACGAGGCCACCATGAAGGGTGGACAGGTCTTCAAGGCGGGCCCCGGCCTTCCCCTGGTGACTTACGGCGCCGACGAGCTGCTCTCGCGCTCTGACAGCCGGCATATCTTCAGGGACCTCACCGGGGAGGTCCTGGACTGGAACCTCTGGTGCCTCTCGCAGGCCGGTTACAGGCTCGATCTTCACATCGGGGAGGCTCTCCTCTCCCTGAACGGGAAGCTTGAGATGCTCGGTTATGTGCGGGTTTCCGACTTTGTGCGCGAGGAGCTTGGGATCTCATCCCGGAGCGGTTATGAGCTGATGAGGAATGCGAAGGCCCTTCAGAAGCTCCCCCTCATCAGGGAGGCTCTTGAAAAGGGGCAGCTCAGGAAGAGCGCACTGCGGTATCTTTTCCAGGTCGTGAAGCCTGAAACCGAAGCCGAATGGCTTTCAAAGGCCATGCAGTGCACCGTGAGAGAAATTGAAGAGGAGGTGAAGAGGTTTAAATTAGGGGCTGGGGAGGCCGGCACCTTGGACGTTTCGGGGAAAACCGAGGGCAATCCCATGGCGAGCAACGGCATCGCAGCTTTTGTCGCCGGGGACGACGACGAAGAGGACACGGGGAGCCTCGCCGTAAGCGCGCGGGTTCCTTTTTCTGTTGCCGCGAAGTGGGACAGGGCCATTGAAGTCTTTCGCAGGATGGAGGAGGCGAACCTCCCTTCGGAGTCCTTCGTGGAGGCTCTTCTCGCCGAGTTCGCCTCTTCGGCACCGTTCGAGGGTCTCGGGGATCCTGGCACAATGGTGCAGTCTCCGGAGGATTCCGATTCCGGGACAGGGAAACCGGGGGCCCGGGAGGCCGCGGGAGCTTCTTTCTGCCGCCTGCAGGGGAATGAATCCCATGGCGACTGCGCCACCCACGGCGAAGGGGCACCCTCTCGTGACGGCTCTGATGCTTCCGATACAAGGGAGACCGGCGCCGATCCCGCCATCGAGGAGAAAGCCCTTCTCCTTGGCGCCCTGGCGGGTGCCATCGGCTCCCTCGATGACGAGGCACTCTTCGGCGAGCGGGACAGGGAGCTTGCCCGGCAGGTCCACAAGGACCTCGAAGAGGTGTCGCACCTCTGGGAGTTCCTCCCCTGGAAGCCAGTCACGGTGGAGCTTCCTTCGGAGTTTCAGGCTCCCGGGAGCCACTGCTCCGATGCCGATACCGCCGTCGGGGCCCCGGACGGGACATTGGTGCGCCCTCCCGCCGATCCCTTCGAGACGGTCGCAAGGCTACGGAAGATGGCGGCGCTGCGCCACTCCCTCTCCTTCTACCAGGGAAGGCTCCTGCGGACCCTCAACAATTTCGGACTCTATAAAGACATGCTCTTCCTCTCCCTCGGGCACTATACCAGGGAGCGCCTGGGGATGTCCCGCAGCACCGCCTATTCCCTCATCAAGCAGGAAAGGAGTTATCTGGAGTATCCCGATATGCTGGACCTTGTGCAGGAGGGGAAGCTCACCCCAGAGCAGGCGCGCCATCTCTCCAGGGTCTTCATTGAGGGAACCCGCGTCCAGGGGGCATGGCTCTCCTATGCTCAGGAGGTCCCTGTTGCCACTCTCATGGCTTCGGTCGAGGGCTTCCTCCGCTTCGCGAAGAGAGCGGTCCACAAGAAATGGGACATCGCTCCCGAGGCTTTCGAGGTGGTCGTCACGGGAAGGTCAGTCAAAAGGATTATCCAGGCTGATTCAAATGCCCATGAACCCAATGGGGATATGGGTTTGGATGCCGCAGTCCAGATTTCCGCACAGCAAAAAACAGGGGAAGGGGGACATAGTTCCGGGGGAGCCGTCATCTGGGAGGTCACCCAGGGCAGGGAGCACCCCGATCTCCCTGAGATTCTCTCCATCCTCTCGGGAGAGACCCCGGAAGAAGGGACCTTCGGGTCAAATCCCTCAGACCGGGGCGCCATCATCCGCTTTTTCATCAAAAAAGATCTCATCCCCCTCTGGAACCACGCGGTGAGGCTCTGGGCCGCCGGCAGGTCCGAAGAAGCCGCCGAGGGCGGACAGGACCTCGCGCTCTTCATCGAGGCCCTTCTTGACACTTTCCTCTCCGCCTGGGACCTCCCCGAGAAGCGGGACATCCACCACCGCACCCTTGCCCGTGATAATTACCAGTGCCAGGCCCCGGGCTGCCGCTCGCGCCGCAATCTTCACTCCCATCACATCATCTTCCGCTCCCACGGGGGAAGCGATAAGCTTCACAACAGAATCACCCTCTGCATGGCCCACCACCTCAGGTGCGTCCATGAGGGCCACCTTGTCATCAGGGGCACGGCGCCTCATAACCTCACCTTCATCTTCCCCCGCGGCGTCTGAAGGCATTCAGCAGGGTATCACCTGTTACAATTTTGTAATTATCGGAGTCTGTCACCATTATCTATTGAAGGGAGGGGGAAACTTTTAGTATAATAAAGGTAAGAGTTCTATGAAAACGAGGTGGTGACAGTGAGACGCAAAACACCTAATGGAATAGCGATGGCTACGCTTCTGATGGTGGTGGCCCTTGCATCCGTAGTGGCTTTCTCCCTCGCGGGGGGGAGCATTCTCCATCTCAACGTGGCCCAGAGCCAGGGGAATTCATCCGATGCCCGCAACTGCGCCGATGCCGCTACCGTGCTGGCCCTGGAGAAAACCCTTTCCAGCGCGAACCTGAACTTCGGCGTGGCAAGGACAGACACCGAGACCCTCGACTTTCACAAGGGAAGTGACAATAAGGATGCCGAAGGGCAGCTCACCTTCAGCACCGCCAAGGCGACAGAGCTTAAAATCCCCTATTCCACGAACAACCTGGCGTCGAGCTCCTCAACGGTAGGCTGGAGCGACAGAGTG carries:
- a CDS encoding serine/threonine-protein kinase, encoding MRIHASLYLKRTPIVLAAALLICGVLSLPVPPPAAGIPPASITVGYPSMKAAGGAPPVKAAPAAKAAGKTVMTSFTFNTLPTPVEVTMYCKIITPVGTEGEFPFRIGESGKPFTFAVTEENGKFRMTFDTVDRKNESFLLADPDHMDFRLEKWGYLSRGRGVKKQNGTNDTICYSLKELMGGGSNKVPYQLYEETKDLVFFTDPPGARVFVYLVSAVSMEFLGKTDKVLSVKKTLFPDEQQSLRFIFQQDFFKDYPKEIALRDFSEKDIPQGFKPSKAIESQRAQGVPLYYYKAKITLIPDIPVISHLKFWAKYHPFYFYSTSILSLIIIVLIISYLKKHISAFIAERLRVAAWEALATKVNRDDPLFGRDIGKYRVVNKLGSGGMAVVYRAVPVKNLKEEDSVAIKVMHQDIMEDKESLDRFKREMKISSALNHANILKILDFGDQEVEIEGQKRSLLFIVMDLLKGKSLRAVIPPEGLPVEKFMEIITPVMKGVQHAHERGIIHRDLKPENIMLCDDGKVVVMDFGLARRKDGTNITQSGTTLGTPAYMSPEQVTSKEVDGRSDQYSIGIMAFHMLTGQLPFYDDVTINILFKHVTDAPPPLRSLKPDYPESFEKILLRMMEKEPDKRFKSVKEALEHFEFAASDYLSKMKTREMRLEN
- a CDS encoding DUF488 domain-containing protein, coding for MRQHKGDCGGPCEMEGMGKEGPVIYTVGHSNRSAGDFIMLLKSFRIQTCADIRSYPGSRRSPQFNRNALRESLNSEGILYTHLPGLGGFRESREDSPNKGLHDNMFRGYADYMLTADFDREVEKLISLAGTSTTAIMCAERDRRQCHRNLLSDSLAARGVRVRHLIDRGLEELHEITPWAELEGFRLYYR
- a CDS encoding KUP/HAK/KT family potassium transporter — protein: MKHLNSHIKDIVKPLGIVFGDIGTSPIYTISALFLFLEPEPYHIRGVLSMIVWSMIIVVYVQYTWLVMNLSIRGEGGIVILREILTPLLKNKRSVRVLTFVTFIGLSFIMGDGVMTPAITILSAVEGLELVPGIGHIPLFVVLLIAMVITFFLFAFQKRGTDKVSRYFSPIMILWFLALAFSGIFSIGRDPSILSALSPFTAIDFIWTHPHISLLLLSEVILAITGTEALYADMGHLGKKSIVKSWHFVFVCLALNYLGQGAHLIQNPQTKSVLFEMILHQAPFFYVPFLLLTVCATIIASQAMISAVFSIVYQGINTNILPRMKVEHTSKELSTQIYIGAANWMLFAAVIFMLLLFKKSGNMALAYGFAINVDMSITAVLLICIYYLKGEKRLAGASCCTAVVILTFLAANIHKVPKGGYWSIIMACFPLLLILLYRAGQVKLYKALRPMALNNFLVRYEEAYKNQSRIKGTGIYLLRDVKNVSPYIANTMFRHNIFYENNIILSIYTKDKPFGLKSYFRDSLGTNLRVFEIHFGYMEVVNIEEVLKEHGIEEKVIFYGIEDISTKSFLWKIFAIIKLLSPAIVQFYNLPPEKLLGVVTRVKI
- a CDS encoding type II secretion system F family protein; translated protein: MKQKGGSLYNSPLSPVAPSTELIICLRQLAALYRAGIPFGRALYIISQQTQHPTLKIVFTELVNNINIGWTITNAISIYPGVFPELYVRLIEVGENTGRLEQMLEKIAFHAEKTREKFMKLFTALAYPVFVIALCLAFLIIGPAFVFRGILEFLQDLKTDLPFPTHVLIFSSAMVRSPLFFVIFPILLFGIFMLARSLWKNRESRRLIQRLILAIPGVGKLYHTSEIATLARTLAIIFESGILLLPGLELTKRVVSIVDLQDAIDMVKKSVTLGDTIYDSFRKSPYFPPVFLQFITAGEQTGELGSMMNWAAWICEQNAEHAINVVLEALQPIIILLIGVIVGFIIIATMAPMLKVAQGLM
- a CDS encoding type II secretion system protein: MSALYSDKRGFTILELLVACAVLVILMSLVIAFLVPGMRISALGAARVEIQQEALRSIQKINTDLDLSVPAGVGLYITGAVPKQGPLYLSVMRLSYVDPQGKQLWEDNLVVYSWKGPGTPLVRKVWTPSSQPALGLTFTTPSRFLQSQIIQIADEPLLRGQIVARDVAELNMESSSAAPTVSSPVKITIKLSREAATGRKDPEVFELSRTIGLRNQTP